A stretch of DNA from Rhizobacter sp.:
ACGTGGCCACCGTGGGCGTGAGCTACGGGCCCGACCCGCGGCACAGGCTCGACGTCTACCGACCCGCCGGCAAGGCCCCGCCCGGCGGCTGGCCGGTGGTGGTGTTCTTCTATGGCGGCTCGTGGCACTGGGGCAGCCGCGCCGAGTACACCTTTGCCGGCGAAGCACTGGCCTCGCGCGGCGTGCTGGCACTGATCGCCGACTACCGCCTCTACCCGGATGTGCGCTACCCCGACTTCCTCGACGACAGCGCGCGCGCCACCGGGTATGCGCTCAGAGAAGCGTCGGCGCTCGGCGGGAATCCGCAGCGGGTGTACGTGATGGGCCACAGCGCCGGGGCGTACAACGCCGCGATGGTGGCGCTCGATGCGCGCTGGCTCGCGGCACAGGGACAGTCTCCCTCGTCGCTTGCCGGCTGGATCGGGCTGGCCGGGCCCTATGAGTTCCTGCCGATCAGCAACCCGCAGGCGCAGGTGGTTTTCCACCACCCCCACTACCCACCCGGCTCGCAACCCATCGACTACGTGAAGCGTGACGCCCCGCGGGCCTTCCTCGGCGCCGCGCGCAGCGACCACCTCGTGAACCCGGTGCGCAACACCGAGCAGATGGCCGAGCGCCTGAAGGCAGCCGGTGCGCCGGTGCAGCTCAAGCTCTACGACGGGGTCGACCACATCACGCTCGTCGCATCGATGGCCTGGTCGCTGCGCTGGATGTCGACGGTGCTCGACGACGTGTCGGCCTTCATGCTGGCCGAGCCGGCGACACCCACCACCGCCGCCAAATGAAAAGAGCCGCCCGGGGGCGGCTCTCTCGTGCGGCGGGATGGGCGGTCAGTCGTTCGCGCCGATCAGCTCGCCGAACAGCACCCACTGCGTGCCGTTGAACTTGGCCAGCTGGCCTTGCTCCATCAGGAAGAAGTCGGTCGGCGAGGTGTTGATCGCCATGCCGGGCAAGAGCAGCGGCAGCTTGAAGTTCTTCAGGTTCGCGGCCTGCTTCATCAGGTTTTCGCGGGTGAGGTCGTTGCCGCACTGCTTGAGCACCTGGTGCAGGGTCTGCGCGGTGAGGTAGGCGTACATGTTCGACGCATCCTTCGGGTCACCCTCGCGGTAGTGACGGCCCATGAAGGCGCGCCATTCGAGCATGGCCGGGTCGTCCTTCCACTGCGGGTCGTTCGGGTCCTTGTAGTACTGCAGCGTGATCAGGTCCTTCGACTTGTCGAGACCCGCCGGCACCAGCACCGAACCCACCGACGCGCCCACGTTGTTCACGATGTGCAGCGGCTTCCAGCCCGAGTCGAAGGCCTTGCGGATCGCCTGGGCCGAGAACTTCGGCGTGGTGATGTTGATGAAGGTGTCGGCACCCGAGGCCTGCAGCGTGAGGATCTGCGAGTCGACGGTCGGGTCGGAGACCTCATACGTCGCTTCCTTCACCACCATCGTGGCGGCCTTGGCGCCCAGGCCGTCTTTCACGCCCTTGAGCACGTCTTTGCCGTAGTCGTCGTTCTGGTAGAGGATCGCGACCTTGGCGTTGGGCTTGTTCTTCAGGAGCCACTTCGCGTAGATCATGCCCTCGGACTGGTAGGCGATGTTCCAGCCGATGGTCCACGGGTAGTTCTTCGGGTCGGCCCACTTGGTGGCGCCGGTCGACAGGAAGAGGTGCGGCACCTTCTTCGCGTTCATGTACTTGTGGATCGCGCTGTTCGGCGCAGTGCCGAGCGTGTTGAAGGTGGCGAGCACTTCTTCCTGCTCGACGAGCTTGCGGATCTGCTCGACCGTCTTGGGCGGGCTGTAGCCGTCGTCCAGGCTGATCAGGTTGACCTTGCGGCCGTTGATGCCACCCTGCTCGTTGACCATCTTGAAGTAGGCCTGGTGCAGCTTGCCGATCGTGCCGTAGGCCGAGGCGGGGCCGCTGTAGGGCATGGTCTGCCCGATCTTGATCTCGGTGTCGGAGGCACCGGGGCCGTATTTGCCTGCGGCCATCGCGCCGACGCTGAAGGCCAGCGACGCGGACGCCGCCAGCACGAGGTTCAAGGTTCTGGATGTCATGTCGCTTCCTTTCGATCGGACTGAAAACACATTGGCTGCGGCCAGACGCTTCCCATCAACGCATCGGGCCCCGATGAGGGTCTACTGAGTTACCCGCCCTCGTAGAAACCGAGCCCTCAGGATCCGGATCAGGCCGGCCACCCCTGTGGGCATCACGTACATGAAGACGATGAGGAACACGCCGTAGATGGCCCAGGGCGCAGACTTGGAGATCTGGTCGGCCACGTTCGGGATGAACTGGATGAAGAGCGCGCCGAAGATCGCGCCCGAGATCGACGCCAGGCCACCGATCACCACGCCGATGAAGAGGCTGAACGAGAGGAAGATGCCGAAGGAGTCGGGCGCCACAAACTGCACCGCGATCGCGCCGAGCGCCCCCGCGATGCCGGTGTACATGGCCGACACGCCGAAGGTGAGCGACTTGTACATCGCGGCGTTCACGCCCATCGCCCGCGCCGCGATCGGCTGGTCGCGCAGCGCCACCATCGCGCGGCCGATGCGCCCGCGCAGCAGGTTCCAGCCGATGAAGAAGAGCAGCACCGTCCACGCGAGGATGAAGAGGTACAGCCACTTGTCTTGCGACAGGCCGGTCCATTCCGGCGCATCGGGCTTCATGATGACCAAGCCCTGCGAACCCCCCGTCCAGTGCTCCAGCGCCTTGTGCTTGAGGATCTGCGGCATGGCGATGCCGAGCGCCAGCGTGGCAATCGCGAGGTACAGGCCCTCGAGGCGCAGCGCCGGCAGGCCGAAGAGGAAACCCGCCACCAGGCACACCAGCCCGGCGAGCGGGATGGTCGCCCAATACGGCAGGCCGGCCTTGTCCATCAGCACGGCGGCCACGTAGGCGCCGATGGCGTAGAAGGCCCCGTGGCCGAGCGAGATCTGGCCGTTGAAGCCCATCAGCATGTTGAGCCCGAGGATCGCGATGGCGTAGCACAGCGCGAGCGCGAGCTGGAACACGCGGTAGTCGGGAATGAACATCGGCACGGCGATCGCCGCGACCAGGAGGACCGCGAGGCCGGCGAGCTGCTTGCCGCTGAGCGCGGGCTTCTGAATGGTGGTGGTCATGGGGGTGCTCCTCGGACCTCAGACACGCGAGACATGGGTCTTGCCGAACAGGCCCGAAGGCTTGAGCACCAGCACCCCCACGATCAGCACCAGGGCCACGGTGTGCTTGAGCTCGGTGCCCAGGTACACGCCAACCACGTTTTCCAGCACGCCGACGATGAAGCCGCCGATCACGGCGCCCCACGGGTTGTCGATGCCGCCGAGCAGCGCGCCGGCAAACGCATACAGCAGCACACCGCCCATCATGTTGGGCTCGAGGAAGACCACCGGCGCCACCATCATCCCGGCGACGGCCCCGATGGCCGCGGCCAGGCCCCAGCCGAGCGCGAGCATCCAGCCGACCCGCACCCCCACGAGGCGCGCCGACACCGGGTTCTGCGCCGCCGAGCGCATGGCCAGGCCGAGGGGCGTGTAGCGGAAGAAGACGAAGAGCATCGCGAGCAGCACGAGCGTGATGCCCATCGAGCCGATC
This window harbors:
- a CDS encoding branched-chain amino acid ABC transporter permease; translated protein: MTTTIQKPALSGKQLAGLAVLLVAAIAVPMFIPDYRVFQLALALCYAIAILGLNMLMGFNGQISLGHGAFYAIGAYVAAVLMDKAGLPYWATIPLAGLVCLVAGFLFGLPALRLEGLYLAIATLALGIAMPQILKHKALEHWTGGSQGLVIMKPDAPEWTGLSQDKWLYLFILAWTVLLFFIGWNLLRGRIGRAMVALRDQPIAARAMGVNAAMYKSLTFGVSAMYTGIAGALGAIAVQFVAPDSFGIFLSFSLFIGVVIGGLASISGAIFGALFIQFIPNVADQISKSAPWAIYGVFLIVFMYVMPTGVAGLIRILRARFLRGRVTQ
- a CDS encoding alpha/beta hydrolase, yielding MNRRLHLGHLATLLTLPALSACSSGLNALKPSSTYVATVGVSYGPDPRHRLDVYRPAGKAPPGGWPVVVFFYGGSWHWGSRAEYTFAGEALASRGVLALIADYRLYPDVRYPDFLDDSARATGYALREASALGGNPQRVYVMGHSAGAYNAAMVALDARWLAAQGQSPSSLAGWIGLAGPYEFLPISNPQAQVVFHHPHYPPGSQPIDYVKRDAPRAFLGAARSDHLVNPVRNTEQMAERLKAAGAPVQLKLYDGVDHITLVASMAWSLRWMSTVLDDVSAFMLAEPATPTTAAK
- a CDS encoding ABC transporter substrate-binding protein, which codes for MTSRTLNLVLAASASLAFSVGAMAAGKYGPGASDTEIKIGQTMPYSGPASAYGTIGKLHQAYFKMVNEQGGINGRKVNLISLDDGYSPPKTVEQIRKLVEQEEVLATFNTLGTAPNSAIHKYMNAKKVPHLFLSTGATKWADPKNYPWTIGWNIAYQSEGMIYAKWLLKNKPNAKVAILYQNDDYGKDVLKGVKDGLGAKAATMVVKEATYEVSDPTVDSQILTLQASGADTFINITTPKFSAQAIRKAFDSGWKPLHIVNNVGASVGSVLVPAGLDKSKDLITLQYYKDPNDPQWKDDPAMLEWRAFMGRHYREGDPKDASNMYAYLTAQTLHQVLKQCGNDLTRENLMKQAANLKNFKLPLLLPGMAINTSPTDFFLMEQGQLAKFNGTQWVLFGELIGAND
- a CDS encoding branched-chain amino acid ABC transporter permease; amino-acid sequence: MDLLIHQVLSGLATGGIYASMALALVMIYQATHEINFAQGEMAMFATYLAWALMQAGLPYWATFFLTTILAFVAGVVIERVVIRPVENAPVLAVVTVFIGLLVIFNSVAGWIFGYTIKPFASPFPEQPFFGNRYMSSHEIGSMGITLVLLAMLFVFFRYTPLGLAMRSAAQNPVSARLVGVRVGWMLALGWGLAAAIGAVAGMMVAPVVFLEPNMMGGVLLYAFAGALLGGIDNPWGAVIGGFIVGVLENVVGVYLGTELKHTVALVLIVGVLVLKPSGLFGKTHVSRV